A window of Salmo trutta chromosome 17, fSalTru1.1, whole genome shotgun sequence genomic DNA:
CACTGTACCTTTAGCATGGGGACAGTTGCATATTGCCTCTGAACTGTAAAATGTGTTGCTCACTCTGTTCATGTTACGGTCATAGTCAATGAAGAATGCTTTAACAGGGCAGTCTGCTACATGAATAAATTATTCATACACCATTTACTTGGAAAAATAACTTGGCAGTGTGAGAAAACAAAACAATCTTTGTAGAACATACACCACTAGAAGACATGCAGGCACAGGGAAAGGTGCCTGACAGACTACGGTGGCCATTGCCCCTGTGGGACTTGACACATTGAGAACATTATCATGATGGAGATGCATACATTAGAAGTTATGCTAGGGAAGTTCAGATAACTGCTAAAGACACATGCTGTTGAGGCAGGAATGAAACCATGTTTTACCCCAGAATAGTAATGTACTGAGATATCATTGCATATTCTGAATATTTTTTGTCCATACTGGGCATAAAGGGAAATAACAAAGAACTGTTGAAAGTACATTAATCTTTATTAATCAATACAAAATAACATTTTCATAAGTTTGACCAACGTGACCCCCCCCCACCTTTCATTTAGATAAACATTGAGACAATCAAAAGTAATTGTGGACACCATGGTGGTTACATTAAGATCAAATCCTTCCTTGCTTTGGGCAGAGGTAATTTTGGCCAGGCTTTATCATTGCTGCACTACCAGCTTCCCCCTGCCAATGCAGTTGTAGAAGCCTTTAGTGCCATCAGGGCCAAGCGGCTGGCGTAGCACATCCACCACGCCCAGTGGCCTCTTGGGCAGGCCAGGCGAGAGGGGCCCACCTTTGTCAGGAAAAAATGCCTGGGCGGCAGTCTTCCGACGCTGGACCCAGGGGCTACCCACAAAGCTTAAACTTTCCTGGGAATAGTCCCCAGAGCACTTGCTCCTGCTGCCAAAGCTTCCATTGCCACTGGATATAGGGCTGCTGCTGATCTCTGGAGCGGCCAGCGGGGACGGAGTGTGGCCACTGGGGAACAGCTTGCGGGGCAGGAGGGGGCTCCCCACAGGGCTACAAACTGGGTTCTTATAGGGGTCTGAGCGGAAGGAGGACACCCGGGGGATGGCCAGGGGGCTGCCGTACAGAGCCTGAGGTCGTGTGACCCTGCGGTTGGGCCTGGGCGAGGCGGGGGCGAAGTCAGACTCAGATGAGCTGCAGAGGGCAGAGTCCTCCAGGGAGTAGCCCGGGTATCGCCTGCCCTTGCGGTTGGGCTTCCTCGAGCACACACTCTCGATGCCGTCCTCAGACTCTTCCTCTGTGCGGTCCTGGCTGCCCCTTGGCTTCCTGGTGCCCCTGCTGCCTAGGAGTACCACACGTACCGCCCTGTTCCCCTGTAGCTGCTCCTCAGCCTGCAGGGCCTCATAGGCCCTCCGTGCCCCCTCCAGGTACTCATACTCCACCACGGCACACACCTTACGCCCCAGCTCCATGTGTTTCTTTGCATACCTCTTGAGCTCGGCAGGGATCTCCTTCCCTGGGCG
This region includes:
- the larp6b gene encoding la-related protein 6b, translated to MSTCAVETGETSGKEDISMSSPTADVFRCGLQMYQLSPDSKRLGSYTEDRTYDSLDGSSTELTDVFEEEDCIQDEGWSTPVADLKQKIAARLENYLTNESLSEDAFLLKHVQRNKKGYVSVKLLTSFKKIRELTRDWRTTLAAARTTQQLEVNEEGTKVRRRDPVPDWLLCVPTSKLLLAWNLLGGEDNDEESVAPGVEQQGLMETAMRLFGCHGTITSLRILRPGKEIPAELKRYAKKHMELGRKVCAVVEYEYLEGARRAYEALQAEEQLQGNRAVRVVLLGSRGTRKPRGSQDRTEEESEDGIESVCSRKPNRKGRRYPGYSLEDSALCSSSESDFAPASPRPNRRVTRPQALYGSPLAIPRVSSFRSDPYKNPVCSPVGSPLLPRKLFPSGHTPSPLAAPEISSSPISSGNGSFGSRSKCSGDYSQESLSFVGSPWVQRRKTAAQAFFPDKGGPLSPGLPKRPLGVVDVLRQPLGPDGTKGFYNCIGRGKLVVQQ